A region from the Kribbella shirazensis genome encodes:
- a CDS encoding DAK2 domain-containing protein produces the protein MAELTVEVLRAWARTALADLARARTEIDELNVYPVPDGDTGTNLYLTWEAACDALPRGELTFTEAIQAFGRGALLGARGNSGVITSQLIRACGLRLDENLPHDRVNGVLADPRMSEPAAFADALQYAADAAYGAVAQPVEGTMLTVARAAASGAMTAANDGKTLADVCLAAVASARQALGRTTDQLDVLRRAGVVDAGGAGLVVILGAMESVLTGQHVRVDVPARVEPRGEGAESQDGPAYEVMYLLDAPDDKVGDFRQSLAALGDSVVVVGGDGLWNVHVHTDDVGAAIEHGIDIGRPHRIRVTHFDDQAHHHEPPPGRAVIAVVAGDGLAGLFTEAGARIIRGGPGRRCSTGEILQAVEQSQASEIVILPNDQDSIAVAEAAATAARQDGIRVAVIPTRAQVQGLAAIAVHDPERSFDDDVVHLSAAAGQTRHGAVTIAVKDAWTMAGRCRVGDVLGVVDGDFALITDDLEDAARQVADRLLGGGGELLTIVTGRDADPLLAAAVERHVRRQRKDVDVVVYDGGQDRYPLLIGVE, from the coding sequence GTGGCGGAATTGACGGTCGAGGTGTTGCGGGCGTGGGCCCGGACGGCGCTCGCCGATCTGGCGCGGGCGCGGACCGAGATCGACGAGCTGAACGTGTACCCGGTGCCGGACGGCGACACCGGTACCAACCTCTACCTGACCTGGGAAGCCGCCTGCGACGCGCTGCCCAGGGGCGAGCTGACGTTCACCGAGGCGATCCAGGCCTTCGGCCGCGGCGCGCTGCTCGGCGCCCGCGGGAACTCCGGCGTGATCACCTCCCAGCTGATCCGCGCCTGCGGCCTGCGCCTCGACGAGAACCTGCCCCACGACCGTGTGAACGGCGTCCTCGCCGATCCCCGGATGAGCGAGCCGGCCGCCTTCGCGGACGCGCTGCAGTACGCCGCCGACGCCGCGTACGGAGCGGTCGCGCAACCGGTCGAAGGCACCATGCTGACCGTCGCGCGCGCCGCCGCCTCCGGCGCGATGACCGCCGCGAACGACGGGAAGACCCTCGCCGACGTCTGCCTCGCCGCGGTCGCCTCCGCCCGCCAGGCCCTCGGCCGGACGACCGACCAGCTCGACGTACTGCGGCGCGCGGGCGTCGTCGACGCCGGGGGAGCAGGCCTCGTCGTCATCCTCGGGGCGATGGAGTCGGTGCTGACCGGGCAGCACGTGCGCGTCGACGTACCGGCCAGGGTGGAGCCGCGGGGCGAAGGCGCCGAGAGCCAGGACGGGCCGGCGTACGAGGTGATGTACCTGCTCGACGCGCCCGACGACAAGGTCGGCGACTTCCGGCAGTCCCTGGCCGCGCTCGGCGACTCGGTCGTCGTGGTCGGCGGCGACGGGCTCTGGAACGTGCACGTCCACACCGACGACGTCGGCGCCGCGATCGAGCACGGCATCGACATCGGCCGTCCGCACCGGATCCGCGTCACCCACTTCGACGACCAGGCCCATCATCACGAGCCCCCACCCGGGCGGGCGGTGATCGCCGTCGTCGCCGGCGACGGGCTGGCCGGCCTCTTCACCGAGGCCGGCGCGCGGATCATCCGCGGCGGGCCCGGCCGCCGCTGCTCGACCGGCGAGATCCTGCAGGCGGTCGAGCAGTCGCAGGCCTCGGAGATCGTCATTCTGCCCAACGACCAGGACTCGATCGCGGTCGCGGAGGCAGCGGCCACCGCGGCCCGCCAGGACGGGATCCGCGTCGCGGTCATCCCCACCCGCGCGCAGGTCCAGGGCCTCGCGGCGATCGCCGTGCACGACCCGGAGCGCAGCTTCGACGACGACGTCGTCCACCTCTCGGCCGCGGCCGGGCAGACCCGGCACGGCGCGGTGACCATCGCGGTCAAGGACGCCTGGACGATGGCCGGCCGGTGCCGGGTCGGCGACGTACTGGGCGTCGTGGACGGTGATTTCGCGCTCATCACCGACGACCTGGAGGACGCCGCGCGGCAGGTGGCCGACCGGCTCCTGGGCGGCGGCGGCGAGCTGCTCACGATCGTCACCGGCCGGGACGCCGACCCGCTTCTCGCCGCGGCCGTGGAGCGCCACGTCCGCCGGCAACGCAAAGATGTCGACGTCGTGGTGTACGACGGAGGACAGGACAGGTACCCGCTGCTGATCGGGGTCGAATGA
- the recG gene encoding ATP-dependent DNA helicase RecG has protein sequence MKSDMDRKLRDFLGAKTAKSFADVLGFETVGELLRHYPRRYLKKGELTPFDELEIGDQATVNGRVKKVTARALDSKIEIKPDQVHRFRKQRTITKVVVTDGRNDLEIAFFNQPWLLTKLTPGTAALFWGEVTKFRDILQLKGPGTEILDEENLTEAEIERRARPFRPLYPATSKLSTATIERSIKIVLDSLDERVEDSIPDLVLRDEKLLGLREALQKVHLPDTEKDIHDAQRRFRFEEALVMQTILAQRRAVTDALNAVPRPRKSGGLLDEFDQRLPFELTEGQAEVGEEIFADLARPHPMHRLLQGEVGSGKTVVALRAMLSVVDNGGQAALLAPTEVLAVQHHKTLTKMLGDLAEQGMLGGAENATKVALLTGSLNAAGRRTAMLDAAGGAAGIVVGTHALLEDKVQFADLGLVVVDEQHRFGVEQRAALSAKSGENTPHVLVMTATPIPRTVAMTVFGDLAVSTLTQLPAGRSPIQSSVVPAKEKPDWLQRAWTRVREEVGKGHQVYVVCPRIGDDVKNAGDEEGEFVEGEEEKGKKQQARPPISVLQVADALGEILHDLRVEILHGRLPAEEKDAVMSRFAAGDVDVLIATTVIEVGVDVPNASTMVIMDADRFGISQLHQLRGRVGRGKVPGLCLLVTDLWAGSRSYGRLEAVASTTDGFELSRIDLETRREGDVLGVAQSGRRSSLKMLSVLRDEDVILAARHVATSIVSVDAELAEYPALRAVVRSALESETTEYLEKT, from the coding sequence ATGAAATCGGATATGGATCGCAAGCTCCGGGACTTTCTCGGCGCCAAGACGGCGAAGTCCTTCGCGGACGTGCTCGGGTTCGAGACCGTCGGCGAGCTGCTGCGCCACTACCCCCGGCGGTACCTGAAGAAGGGCGAGCTGACGCCGTTCGACGAGCTGGAGATCGGCGACCAGGCGACCGTCAACGGGCGGGTCAAGAAGGTCACGGCCCGCGCGCTGGACAGCAAGATCGAGATCAAACCGGACCAGGTCCACCGGTTCCGCAAGCAGCGGACCATCACCAAGGTCGTGGTCACCGACGGCCGCAACGACCTGGAGATCGCGTTCTTCAACCAGCCGTGGCTGCTGACGAAACTCACCCCCGGCACCGCGGCCCTGTTCTGGGGCGAGGTCACGAAGTTCCGCGACATCCTGCAGCTGAAGGGGCCCGGCACCGAGATCCTCGACGAGGAGAACCTCACCGAGGCCGAGATCGAGCGCCGCGCCCGGCCGTTCCGCCCGCTCTACCCCGCGACCTCGAAGTTGTCGACCGCAACGATCGAGCGGTCGATCAAGATCGTGCTGGACAGCCTGGACGAGCGCGTCGAGGACTCGATCCCGGACCTCGTCCTGCGCGACGAGAAGCTGCTCGGACTGCGCGAGGCCCTGCAGAAGGTGCATCTTCCGGACACCGAGAAGGACATCCACGACGCGCAGCGGCGCTTCCGGTTCGAGGAAGCGCTGGTGATGCAGACGATCCTCGCCCAGCGCCGCGCTGTGACGGACGCGCTGAACGCCGTACCCCGGCCGCGGAAGTCCGGCGGGCTGCTGGACGAGTTCGACCAGCGGCTGCCGTTCGAGCTGACCGAGGGGCAGGCCGAGGTGGGGGAGGAGATCTTCGCCGACCTCGCCCGCCCGCACCCGATGCATCGGCTGCTGCAGGGTGAGGTCGGCTCCGGCAAGACCGTGGTCGCGCTGCGCGCGATGCTGTCGGTCGTCGACAACGGCGGTCAGGCCGCGCTGCTCGCGCCCACCGAAGTCCTGGCAGTCCAGCACCACAAGACGCTCACGAAGATGCTGGGAGACCTGGCCGAGCAGGGCATGCTCGGCGGCGCAGAGAACGCCACCAAGGTCGCTCTGCTGACCGGCTCGCTCAACGCCGCAGGACGCCGTACGGCGATGCTCGACGCGGCCGGCGGCGCGGCCGGGATCGTCGTCGGGACACACGCGCTGCTGGAGGACAAGGTCCAGTTCGCGGACCTCGGACTCGTGGTCGTCGACGAGCAGCACCGGTTCGGCGTCGAGCAGCGGGCCGCGCTGAGCGCGAAGTCCGGCGAGAACACCCCGCACGTGCTGGTGATGACCGCGACGCCGATCCCGCGGACCGTGGCGATGACGGTGTTCGGCGACCTGGCCGTCTCGACGCTCACCCAGCTCCCCGCCGGGCGGTCGCCGATCCAGTCGTCGGTGGTCCCCGCCAAGGAGAAGCCCGACTGGTTGCAGCGCGCCTGGACGCGGGTCCGCGAGGAGGTCGGCAAGGGGCACCAGGTGTACGTCGTGTGCCCGCGGATCGGGGACGACGTCAAGAACGCCGGCGACGAGGAAGGCGAGTTCGTCGAGGGCGAGGAGGAGAAGGGCAAGAAGCAGCAGGCCCGCCCGCCGATCTCCGTGCTGCAGGTGGCGGACGCGCTCGGCGAGATCCTGCACGACCTGCGCGTCGAGATCCTGCACGGGCGGCTGCCGGCCGAGGAGAAGGACGCGGTGATGTCCCGGTTCGCGGCCGGCGACGTCGACGTCCTGATCGCGACCACGGTCATCGAGGTCGGCGTCGACGTACCGAACGCCTCGACGATGGTGATCATGGACGCCGACCGATTCGGCATCTCGCAGCTGCACCAGCTGCGCGGCCGCGTCGGGCGGGGCAAGGTGCCGGGACTGTGCCTGCTGGTCACGGATCTGTGGGCCGGTTCCAGGTCGTACGGGCGGCTGGAGGCGGTCGCCTCGACGACGGACGGGTTCGAGCTGTCGCGGATCGACCTGGAGACCCGGCGCGAGGGCGACGTGCTCGGTGTCGCGCAGTCCGGGCGGCGCTCGAGCCTGAAGATGCTCAGCGTGCTGCGCGACGAGGACGTCATCCTCGCGGCGCGGCACGTGGCGACCTCGATCGTCTCGGTCGACGCGGAGCTCGCGGAGTACCCGGCGCTACGAGCAGTCGTCCGCAGCGCGCTGGAGTCCGAGACCACCGAATATCTGGAGAAGACGTGA
- the rsmD gene encoding 16S rRNA (guanine(966)-N(2))-methyltransferase RsmD, with translation MTRIVGGAAGGRRIGVPAGSGTRPTADRVREALFSSLEAEFGSFHGLAVLDLYAGSGAIGLEALSRGAAQAVLVESDRKAAEVIAANIKVVGLPGAKVLTRPVEKVTAGDAPAVFDLVFADPPYKLETAELQDVLTGLAANGWLADDAVVVVERGKREPWEWPEGFAALRDRKYGEARLWYGHRHE, from the coding sequence GTGACGCGGATTGTCGGCGGAGCGGCTGGGGGGCGGCGGATCGGCGTACCGGCGGGGAGTGGGACGCGGCCGACCGCGGACCGGGTGCGGGAGGCGTTGTTCTCGTCGCTCGAGGCGGAGTTCGGCAGTTTCCACGGGCTGGCGGTGCTCGATCTGTACGCCGGATCGGGCGCGATCGGGCTCGAGGCGCTGTCCCGCGGCGCCGCGCAGGCCGTGCTGGTGGAGTCGGACCGGAAGGCCGCCGAGGTGATCGCGGCGAACATCAAGGTCGTCGGGCTGCCCGGCGCGAAGGTGCTGACCCGGCCGGTGGAGAAGGTCACAGCGGGTGACGCACCTGCGGTGTTCGACCTGGTCTTCGCCGACCCGCCGTACAAGCTGGAGACCGCCGAGCTGCAGGACGTGCTGACCGGCCTGGCAGCGAACGGCTGGCTGGCCGACGACGCGGTCGTGGTCGTCGAACGCGGCAAGCGGGAGCCGTGGGAGTGGCCCGAGGGGTTCGCCGCGCTGCGGGACCGCAAGTACGGCGAGGCCCGCCTTTGGTACGGTCACCGCCATGAGTAA
- the coaD gene encoding pantetheine-phosphate adenylyltransferase: MKALFPGTFDPPTVGHLDIVTRAAAAFDELIVATGVNQSKNRLFAPQERIEMLTELVEPFPNVRVGTFEGLLVDYCRAEGAGVIVKGLRSAADYDYELQMAQLNRRMTGVDTLFFPTAPENAFISSSWVKEIARLGGDVSTFVTPAVHSRLLNTL; this comes from the coding sequence ATGAAGGCACTGTTTCCAGGGACCTTCGACCCGCCCACCGTCGGCCATCTCGACATCGTCACCCGGGCGGCCGCCGCCTTCGACGAGCTGATCGTGGCGACCGGGGTGAACCAGTCGAAGAACCGGCTGTTCGCGCCGCAGGAGCGGATCGAGATGCTCACCGAACTCGTCGAGCCGTTCCCGAACGTCCGGGTCGGCACCTTCGAGGGGCTGCTGGTCGACTACTGCCGGGCCGAGGGCGCCGGGGTGATCGTGAAGGGCCTGCGGTCGGCCGCCGACTACGACTACGAGCTGCAGATGGCGCAGCTGAACCGGCGGATGACGGGCGTCGACACCCTGTTCTTCCCGACCGCGCCGGAGAACGCTTTCATCTCCTCCAGCTGGGTCAAGGAGATCGCCCGGCTCGGCGGCGACGTGAGCACGTTCGTGACCCCGGCCGTTCACTCCCGGTTACTGAACACCCTCTAG
- a CDS encoding DUF177 domain-containing protein, with product MIDTHELTRRAGSQREVTFTAPAPADLGIDVIGVPEGDPIQFDLRLESVVEGVLVTGTARGRLVGECARCLVDIEDEFLADVQELYVYPESEAEPDEASRMEGDLIDLEPVLRDQVVLALPFQPLCTDDCPGLCPECGVRLADEPGHTHEERTDPRWAALGGLLENNERNN from the coding sequence GTGATCGACACGCACGAGCTGACACGCCGCGCCGGGTCCCAACGCGAAGTCACCTTCACGGCGCCGGCGCCGGCAGATCTCGGAATCGACGTGATCGGCGTCCCCGAAGGCGATCCGATCCAGTTCGATCTACGACTGGAATCGGTGGTCGAAGGGGTGCTCGTCACCGGAACGGCCCGCGGTCGTCTGGTCGGGGAGTGCGCGCGGTGCCTGGTCGATATCGAGGACGAGTTCCTCGCTGACGTCCAGGAACTGTACGTCTACCCGGAGAGTGAAGCCGAGCCGGACGAGGCCAGCCGGATGGAGGGCGATCTGATCGACCTCGAGCCGGTGCTGAGGGACCAGGTGGTGCTCGCACTGCCGTTCCAGCCGCTGTGTACGGACGACTGTCCGGGTCTCTGCCCCGAGTGCGGGGTACGCCTGGCGGACGAGCCCGGCCACACGCACGAGGAGCGGACCGACCCACGCTGGGCCGCCCTCGGCGGGCTGCTCGAGAACAACGAGCGGAACAACTGA
- the rpmF gene encoding 50S ribosomal protein L32, translated as MAVPKRKMSRSNTRSRRAQWKTTAPSLVTCVNPACRAKHLQHTVCPNCGQYGAKGERRQVVES; from the coding sequence GTGGCCGTTCCGAAGCGGAAGATGTCGCGCAGCAACACCCGCAGCCGCCGGGCCCAGTGGAAGACCACTGCCCCGTCGCTGGTCACCTGCGTGAACCCCGCCTGCCGCGCGAAGCACCTGCAGCACACCGTCTGCCCGAACTGCGGCCAGTACGGCGCCAAGGGTGAGCGTCGCCAGGTCGTCGAGAGCTAA
- the rnc gene encoding ribonuclease III produces the protein MNSANETGLYAELNQRLGVSLADELLEHAFTHRSYAYENGGLPTNERLEFLGDSVLGVIVTESLFRNHPDLSEGRLAKLRAAVVNMRALAGVARELKLGKYLRLGRGEEATGGRDKSSILADCVEALIGAVYLDRGFEVAGGVVHRLFDDLMESSARLGAGLDWKTSLQELVAQLGVGVPEYVIAESGPDHAKTFEARVRIGSDTYGHGIGRSKKEAEQQAAETAWKALRAAHPDSVDPSQQP, from the coding sequence GTGAACTCTGCCAACGAAACGGGGCTCTACGCCGAGCTGAACCAGCGGCTCGGCGTATCGCTGGCTGACGAACTGCTGGAGCACGCCTTCACCCACCGCTCGTACGCGTACGAGAACGGTGGGTTGCCGACGAACGAGCGGCTGGAGTTCCTCGGGGACTCCGTGCTCGGCGTCATCGTCACGGAGTCGCTGTTCCGGAACCACCCCGACCTGTCCGAGGGCCGACTGGCCAAGCTTCGGGCCGCGGTGGTCAACATGCGTGCGCTCGCGGGGGTCGCCCGCGAGCTCAAGCTGGGCAAGTACCTGCGCCTCGGCCGCGGTGAGGAAGCCACCGGTGGCCGGGACAAGTCGTCGATCCTCGCCGACTGCGTCGAGGCGCTGATCGGTGCCGTCTACCTGGACCGCGGCTTCGAGGTCGCGGGCGGCGTGGTGCACCGGCTGTTCGACGACCTGATGGAGTCGTCGGCCCGGCTGGGCGCCGGCCTGGACTGGAAGACCTCGCTGCAGGAGTTGGTCGCCCAGCTCGGCGTGGGCGTGCCGGAGTACGTGATCGCGGAGTCCGGACCGGACCACGCGAAGACGTTCGAGGCGCGGGTCCGGATCGGCTCCGACACCTACGGTCACGGCATCGGCCGGAGCAAGAAGGAAGCCGAGCAGCAGGCCGCCGAGACCGCCTGGAAGGCCCTGCGCGCCGCGCACCCCGACAGCGTGGACCCCTCGCAGCAGCCCTGA
- the mutM gene encoding bifunctional DNA-formamidopyrimidine glycosylase/DNA-(apurinic or apyrimidinic site) lyase, translating to MPELPEVEVVRRGLAGFTTGRTIETVEVLHPRPVRRHAAGPEDFVSRLKGQVFAEPARRGKYLWLPLTSGDAVLTHLGMSGQFRVQPVGAPDEPHLRVRFRFADDGGEVRFVDQRMFGGLSYSEGGADLPGEIAHIGRDPFDPLFDTDAVTAKIRRRRTGLKRALLDQTAVSGIGNIYADEALWRAKLHYARATETLKPLQIRAILEQARAVMAEALTVGGTSFDALYVNVNGESGYFERGLNVYGQEGSPCPRDGRPIRREPFMNRSSYRCPRCQPVPRHVRW from the coding sequence GTGCCCGAGCTTCCCGAAGTAGAAGTCGTGCGGCGGGGTCTGGCCGGGTTCACCACCGGCCGGACCATCGAAACCGTCGAGGTCCTGCATCCCCGCCCGGTACGGCGTCATGCCGCCGGGCCGGAGGATTTCGTGTCCCGGCTCAAGGGCCAGGTGTTCGCCGAACCGGCCCGGCGCGGGAAGTACCTGTGGCTCCCGCTCACGTCGGGTGACGCCGTCCTGACGCATCTCGGGATGAGCGGCCAGTTCCGGGTCCAGCCGGTCGGCGCGCCCGACGAACCGCATCTGAGGGTCCGGTTCCGGTTCGCCGACGACGGCGGAGAGGTCCGTTTTGTGGACCAGCGGATGTTCGGTGGTCTGTCGTACTCCGAGGGCGGCGCGGACCTGCCCGGCGAGATCGCGCACATCGGCCGCGACCCGTTCGATCCTTTGTTCGACACCGACGCGGTGACCGCGAAGATCCGGCGCCGCAGGACCGGCCTCAAGCGGGCGCTGCTGGACCAGACCGCGGTCAGCGGCATCGGGAACATCTACGCCGACGAGGCGCTGTGGCGGGCCAAGCTGCACTACGCCCGGGCCACCGAAACGCTGAAACCCTTGCAGATAAGGGCGATCCTCGAGCAGGCGCGGGCCGTGATGGCCGAGGCGCTGACCGTTGGTGGCACCAGCTTCGATGCCCTGTACGTCAACGTGAACGGGGAATCCGGGTACTTCGAGCGCGGTCTGAACGTCTACGGGCAGGAGGGATCGCCGTGCCCGCGGGACGGCCGCCCGATCCGTCGCGAGCCGTTCATGAACCGTTCGTCGTACCGGTGCCCGAGATGTCAGCCCGTCCCGCGCCACGTGCGCTGGTGA
- the smc gene encoding chromosome segregation protein SMC, translated as MTLRGFKSFASATTMNFEPGITCIVGPNGSGKSNVVDALAWVMGEQGAKSLRGGKMEDVIFAGTSGRSPLGRAEVVLTIDNTDGALPIEYAEVTISRTMFRNGGSDYQINGQNCRLLDVQELLSDSGIGREMHVIVGQGQLDSILRATPEGRRGFVEEAAGVLKHRKRKEKAIRKLEATEGNLHRLGDLITEIRRQLKPLGRQAEVARRAVTIQAEVRDGRARLLADDIVQAQSALEAELRDEARLTERRTETEAKLREARELEAELEDALREDAPALQAAQDTWYQLSGFGEKIKGTARIAADRIRSLNDEAEDGPRSGRDPEELELEAARVRETEAQIEAEVEAHSELLAEAIESRQQLEAQEAEEERRISALIRAAADRREGLARLTGQVNALKSRAAAAESEIGRLASNKREAEERAAKAQHDFTALETQVAGLDAGEKGLDDQYEAAQAVLDELDERLAKLRAEERDAERERTGLAARKEALELGLNRKDGAGALLAASEQVNGLMGSVAALLSVRSGYETAIAAALGEAADAVAVTHTDAALHAVGHLKEHDLGRAGMLLGDAPTDDYAAWPALPYGASYAVDVVECPDTLRPALRRLLRKVAVVDDVDAARALVRDLPDVTCTTRAGDVLGAHFAYGGSDAAPSLIEVQSAVDEATEKLTEATARSERLRFELQALEDERARQKESVEITLARLHESDAAMAAVAEQLAHFGSLAKASRGEAQRMAEAIAAAEEERDRNLSGLAELEERLMDAEAFDEDGDEPDTSERDRLAEAAKAGRATEMEARLALRTTEERARALSGRADSLERAARQEREARARAIARAARRARQAEAAQAVHLAAGHVLARLESSLQLAAAERAAIQAQRADREQALAQARSATRNLSSELEQLTNTVHRDALARAEQKMRLEALYEKALGELGIEVDALVAEYGPDKLVPPLPKAGDDETLELEGEPFDRTKVEKRLKQAERALNQLGKINPLALEEFEAMEERHRFLSEQLDDLKKSRRDLMDIVKEVDERVEQVFTQAYRDVEVAFEHVFSRLFPGGEGRLVLTDPEDMLTTGIDVEARPPGKKVKRLSLLSGGERSLVAVAFLVALFKARPSPFYILDEVEAALDDTNLGRLLEIYEELRENSQLLVITHQKRTMEVADALYGVTMRGDGVSSVISQRIREPEPV; from the coding sequence ATGACGCTCCGAGGTTTCAAGTCGTTCGCGTCCGCGACGACGATGAACTTCGAACCAGGCATCACCTGCATCGTCGGGCCGAACGGCTCCGGCAAGTCGAACGTCGTCGACGCGCTGGCCTGGGTGATGGGTGAGCAGGGCGCCAAGTCGCTGCGCGGCGGCAAGATGGAGGACGTCATCTTCGCCGGCACCTCCGGCCGCTCCCCGCTGGGCCGCGCCGAGGTCGTCCTCACCATCGACAACACCGACGGCGCGCTGCCGATCGAGTACGCCGAGGTGACGATCAGCCGGACGATGTTCCGCAACGGCGGGTCCGACTACCAGATCAACGGCCAGAACTGCCGCCTGCTCGACGTCCAGGAGCTGCTCAGCGACTCCGGTATCGGCCGCGAGATGCACGTCATCGTCGGTCAGGGCCAGCTGGACTCGATCCTGCGCGCCACGCCGGAAGGCCGGCGCGGGTTCGTCGAGGAGGCCGCCGGCGTCCTGAAGCACCGCAAGCGCAAGGAAAAGGCGATCCGGAAGCTGGAGGCCACCGAGGGCAACCTGCACCGGCTCGGCGACCTGATCACCGAGATCCGCCGCCAGCTCAAGCCGCTCGGACGCCAGGCGGAGGTGGCGCGCCGGGCGGTGACGATCCAGGCGGAGGTCCGGGACGGCCGCGCCCGGCTGCTCGCCGACGACATCGTCCAGGCACAGTCCGCGCTCGAGGCCGAGCTGCGGGACGAGGCCCGGCTGACCGAGCGCCGTACCGAGACCGAGGCCAAGCTGCGCGAAGCCCGCGAGCTGGAGGCGGAGCTCGAGGACGCCCTCCGTGAGGACGCCCCGGCGCTGCAGGCCGCCCAGGACACCTGGTACCAGCTGTCCGGCTTCGGCGAGAAGATCAAGGGTACGGCGCGGATCGCCGCGGACCGGATCCGTTCGCTGAACGACGAGGCCGAGGACGGGCCGCGCTCGGGTCGTGACCCGGAGGAGCTCGAACTGGAGGCCGCCCGGGTCCGCGAGACCGAGGCGCAGATCGAGGCCGAGGTCGAGGCGCACTCCGAGCTGCTCGCCGAGGCGATCGAGAGCCGCCAGCAACTGGAGGCCCAGGAGGCCGAGGAGGAGCGCCGGATCTCGGCGCTGATCAGGGCCGCCGCCGACCGCCGCGAGGGCCTGGCCAGGCTGACCGGCCAGGTGAACGCGCTGAAGAGCCGCGCGGCCGCCGCCGAGTCCGAGATCGGCCGGCTCGCCAGCAACAAGCGTGAGGCCGAGGAGCGGGCCGCCAAGGCGCAGCACGACTTCACCGCGCTGGAGACCCAGGTCGCCGGGCTGGACGCCGGCGAGAAGGGGCTCGACGACCAGTACGAGGCCGCCCAGGCGGTCCTGGACGAGCTGGACGAGCGGCTGGCGAAGCTGCGGGCCGAGGAGCGCGACGCCGAGCGCGAGCGCACCGGTCTGGCCGCGCGGAAGGAAGCCCTCGAGCTCGGCCTGAACCGCAAGGACGGCGCCGGCGCACTGCTGGCCGCCTCCGAGCAGGTCAACGGGCTGATGGGTTCGGTCGCCGCCCTGCTGAGCGTGCGGTCCGGGTACGAGACCGCGATCGCGGCGGCGCTCGGTGAGGCCGCGGACGCGGTCGCCGTCACCCACACCGATGCCGCTCTGCACGCGGTCGGTCACCTGAAGGAGCACGACCTGGGCCGGGCCGGGATGCTCCTCGGCGACGCCCCGACCGACGACTACGCCGCCTGGCCGGCGTTGCCGTACGGCGCGTCGTACGCCGTGGACGTCGTGGAGTGCCCCGACACGCTGCGCCCCGCGCTGCGGCGGCTGCTGCGCAAGGTCGCGGTGGTGGACGACGTCGACGCGGCGCGAGCGCTGGTGCGGGACCTGCCCGACGTCACGTGTACGACGCGTGCGGGCGACGTACTGGGAGCGCACTTCGCGTACGGCGGGTCCGATGCGGCGCCGAGCCTGATCGAGGTGCAGTCCGCGGTCGACGAGGCGACGGAGAAGCTGACCGAGGCGACGGCGCGCAGCGAGCGGCTGCGGTTCGAGCTGCAGGCGCTGGAGGACGAGCGGGCGCGGCAGAAGGAGTCCGTCGAGATCACGCTGGCCCGGCTGCACGAGTCGGACGCGGCGATGGCCGCGGTGGCGGAGCAGTTGGCGCACTTCGGGTCGCTGGCCAAGGCGTCCCGCGGCGAGGCGCAGCGGATGGCCGAGGCGATCGCGGCGGCCGAGGAGGAGCGCGACAGGAACCTGTCCGGCCTGGCCGAGCTCGAAGAGCGGCTGATGGACGCCGAGGCGTTCGACGAGGACGGCGACGAGCCGGACACGTCGGAGCGCGACCGGCTGGCCGAGGCGGCCAAGGCGGGGCGTGCGACCGAGATGGAGGCGCGGCTGGCGCTGCGGACCACCGAGGAGCGGGCGCGGGCGCTGTCCGGCCGGGCCGACTCGCTGGAGCGGGCGGCGCGGCAGGAGCGCGAGGCGCGGGCGCGGGCGATCGCCCGGGCGGCGCGGCGGGCCCGGCAGGCGGAGGCGGCGCAGGCCGTGCATCTGGCCGCCGGTCACGTACTGGCCCGGCTGGAGTCCTCGCTGCAGCTGGCCGCGGCCGAGCGGGCGGCGATCCAGGCGCAGCGGGCCGACCGCGAGCAGGCCCTGGCACAGGCCAGGTCCGCGACGCGGAACCTGAGCTCCGAGCTGGAGCAGCTGACCAACACGGTGCACCGGGACGCGCTGGCGCGGGCCGAGCAGAAGATGCGACTCGAGGCGCTGTACGAGAAGGCGCTGGGCGAGCTCGGCATCGAGGTGGATGCGCTCGTCGCGGAGTACGGCCCGGACAAGCTGGTGCCGCCGCTGCCGAAGGCCGGCGACGACGAAACGCTGGAGCTGGAGGGCGAGCCGTTCGACCGGACCAAGGTCGAGAAGCGGCTCAAGCAGGCCGAGCGTGCGCTCAACCAGCTCGGGAAGATCAACCCGCTCGCGCTCGAGGAGTTCGAGGCGATGGAGGAACGGCACCGGTTCCTCTCCGAGCAGCTCGACGACCTGAAGAAGTCCCGCCGCGACCTGATGGACATCGTCAAGGAGGTCGACGAGCGGGTCGAGCAGGTCTTCACCCAGGCGTACCGCGATGTCGAGGTCGCGTTCGAGCACGTGTTCAGCCGGCTGTTCCCGGGTGGTGAGGGCCGGCTCGTGCTGACCGACCCTGAGGACATGCTCACCACCGGTATCGACGTCGAGGCGCGCCCGCCGGGCAAGAAGGTCAAGCGGCTGTCGCTGCTGTCCGGTGGCGAGCGGTCACTGGTCGCGGTCGCGTTCCTGGTCGCGCTGTTCAAGGCGCGCCCGTCGCCGTTCTACATCCTCGATGAGGTCGAGGCCGCGCTGGACGACACCAACCTCGGCCGTCTGCTGGAGATCTACGAGGAGCTCCGCGAGAACAGCCAGCTCCTGGTCATCACGCACCAGAAGCGCACGATGGAGGTCGCGGACGCCCTCTACGGCGTCACGATGCGCGGCGACGGCGTTTCGTCGGTCATCTCCCAGCGCATCCGCGAACCCGAACCGGTCTGA